Proteins encoded together in one Deltaproteobacteria bacterium window:
- a CDS encoding long-chain fatty acid--CoA ligase — MERREIERELLHWMRSEPDRHDPERFERLALALYAHQFEHCVPYGKFAAGRGARPTQVSTWREIPCVPTGAFKEMPLRSFAPLATKHVFRTSGTSTEKRGALYLDTLELYEASLLPSFETGVLPELLGTRGRMPILVLAPSPAEAEDSSLSHMFGIVLRERGADGSDYFVRRGRLEVASLALALEAAVAKGAPIALCGTAFAFVHLLEAMEQAGRRIALPLGTRIMETGGFKGRARELGRDELYAQLQQRLGVAPAQIVNQYGMTELGSQFYDSVLVQPSAARHKLAPPWTRVRVVDPNTGWDVPAGEAGLVQIVDLANTGSVLAVQTADLGRELPGGFEVLGRSAGAEARGCSIAADEMLGAG, encoded by the coding sequence ATGGAGCGCCGCGAGATCGAGCGCGAGCTGCTGCATTGGATGCGCAGCGAGCCGGATCGCCACGACCCCGAGCGCTTCGAGCGCCTCGCGCTCGCGCTCTACGCGCATCAGTTCGAGCACTGCGTGCCGTACGGGAAGTTCGCCGCGGGCCGCGGCGCGCGGCCGACGCAGGTTTCGACTTGGCGCGAGATTCCGTGCGTGCCCACGGGCGCGTTCAAGGAAATGCCGCTGCGCTCCTTCGCGCCGCTCGCGACGAAGCACGTGTTCCGCACCAGCGGCACCAGCACCGAGAAGCGCGGCGCGCTCTACCTCGACACGCTCGAGCTGTACGAGGCGTCTCTGCTGCCAAGCTTCGAGACGGGCGTGCTCCCCGAGTTGTTGGGGACGCGCGGGCGCATGCCGATCCTCGTGCTGGCGCCGAGCCCGGCGGAGGCGGAGGACTCTTCGCTCTCGCACATGTTCGGGATCGTGCTGCGCGAGCGCGGCGCCGACGGAAGCGACTACTTCGTGCGCCGCGGCCGGCTCGAAGTCGCTTCGCTCGCACTCGCACTCGAAGCGGCCGTCGCGAAGGGCGCGCCGATCGCGCTGTGCGGCACGGCGTTCGCGTTCGTGCATCTGCTCGAGGCGATGGAGCAAGCGGGCCGGCGCATCGCGCTGCCGCTCGGCACGCGCATCATGGAGACGGGCGGCTTCAAGGGCCGCGCGCGCGAGCTCGGGCGCGACGAGCTCTACGCGCAGCTGCAGCAGCGGCTCGGCGTGGCGCCTGCGCAGATTGTGAACCAGTACGGCATGACCGAGCTCGGCAGTCAGTTCTACGACAGCGTGCTCGTGCAGCCGTCCGCCGCGCGCCACAAGCTCGCGCCGCCGTGGACGCGCGTACGCGTCGTCGACCCGAACACGGGCTGGGACGTGCCCGCGGGCGAAGCCGGCCTCGTCCAGATCGTCGACCTCGCCAACACCGGCAGCGTGCTCGCGGTACAGACCGCGGACCTCGGACGCGAGCTGCCGGGTGGCTTCGAGGTGTTAGGCCGCTCCGCCGGCGCCGAGGCGCGCGGCTGCTCGATCGCCGCGGACGAGATGCTCGGTGCCGGCTAG
- the fdhD gene encoding formate dehydrogenase accessory sulfurtransferase FdhD codes for MGETTRTRIERGEFAAQEPDLVAREEPLELQVNGAQIAVVMRTPGDDLDLAAGFLVTERIVARLEDVTSLHHASSGDAERADNVIRATLAPGVAFDAESLRRNLFASSSCGVCGKASLERALATAPPLASDARFSATFFTALPARLREAQRVFDATGGLHAAALVSARGELQCVREDVGRHNAVDKVVGWAARGGRLPLTSSVLLVSGRVSFEIVQKALAARVPAIAAVSAPTSLAVELAESAGIALVAFLRGDSMSVYGARERVSAG; via the coding sequence ATTGGCGAGACGACGCGCACGCGCATCGAGCGCGGCGAGTTTGCTGCGCAGGAGCCTGACCTCGTCGCGCGCGAGGAGCCGCTCGAGCTGCAGGTGAACGGCGCGCAGATCGCGGTCGTGATGCGCACGCCCGGCGACGACCTCGATCTCGCGGCGGGCTTTCTCGTCACCGAGCGCATCGTGGCGCGCCTCGAGGACGTGACCTCGCTGCATCACGCGAGCAGCGGCGATGCCGAGCGCGCGGACAACGTGATCCGCGCGACGCTCGCTCCCGGCGTCGCCTTCGACGCGGAGTCGCTGCGCCGCAACCTGTTCGCGAGCTCGTCGTGCGGCGTGTGCGGCAAGGCCTCGCTCGAGCGCGCGCTCGCGACGGCGCCGCCACTCGCGAGCGACGCACGCTTCTCTGCGACGTTCTTCACGGCGCTGCCCGCGCGCCTCCGCGAGGCGCAGCGCGTGTTCGACGCGACGGGTGGCCTGCACGCTGCGGCGCTCGTGAGCGCGCGCGGCGAGCTGCAGTGCGTGCGCGAAGACGTCGGCCGCCACAACGCGGTCGACAAAGTCGTGGGCTGGGCAGCGCGCGGCGGGCGGCTCCCCCTAACAAGCTCCGTGCTGCTCGTCTCGGGCCGCGTCTCGTTCGAGATCGTGCAGAAGGCGCTCGCCGCGCGAGTCCCCGCGATCGCCGCCGTCTCCGCCCCGACCTCGTTGGCGGTCGAGCTCGCCGAGAGTGCAGGCATCGCGCTGGTCGCGTTCCTGCGCGGCGACTCGATGAGCGTGTACGGCGCGCGGGAGCGAGTCAGCGCCGGCTGA
- the sufD gene encoding Fe-S cluster assembly protein SufD: protein MSALAAANARLLALCDAAAQRSDALAPLRRAGREAFAASGLPDTSREEWRYTNLAALAAHEFALAPAWAPVVMGGGGEITSLREHAAAQGLGDLVDLKQHPLAALATALVENGLVIRSAASADVAPIALAFAASASERALISLPRLRVEAARGSRVAVVLDCTSAGARAAHFTNAIIEVDAAPNAQVDLTLVQREHDEAFHASLTAVRLARDARFTSRVVTLGGRLVRNDLSVVLAGEGAECTLDGLYLGTGERVVDNHSLVDHAVPHCASRQLYKGVLGGASQGVFRGRVIVRPGAQKTNAAQSNPNLLLADGAEIDTKPQLEIYADDVKCSHGSAIGRLDENALFYLRSRGLGEREARALLTHGFAAEILNALPESLREECSAEFAHRVAEDAKS, encoded by the coding sequence GTGAGCGCGCTCGCCGCAGCGAACGCGCGCCTGCTCGCGCTGTGCGACGCCGCAGCGCAGCGCAGCGACGCGCTCGCGCCTCTGCGCCGCGCCGGCCGCGAGGCGTTCGCGGCGTCGGGGCTGCCCGACACGTCACGCGAGGAGTGGCGCTACACGAACCTCGCCGCGCTGGCAGCGCACGAGTTCGCGCTCGCGCCGGCGTGGGCACCGGTGGTCATGGGAGGCGGCGGCGAGATCACCTCGCTCAGGGAGCATGCCGCGGCGCAGGGCCTCGGCGATCTCGTCGACCTGAAGCAGCATCCGCTTGCCGCTCTCGCGACCGCGCTCGTCGAGAACGGCCTCGTGATTCGCAGCGCCGCGAGTGCTGACGTCGCGCCGATCGCGCTCGCCTTCGCGGCATCTGCGAGCGAACGCGCGCTGATCTCGCTCCCGCGGCTTCGCGTCGAGGCCGCGCGCGGGAGCCGCGTGGCAGTCGTGCTCGACTGCACTTCGGCTGGCGCGCGCGCCGCACACTTCACGAACGCGATCATCGAGGTCGACGCTGCGCCGAACGCGCAGGTCGATCTCACGCTCGTGCAGCGCGAGCACGACGAAGCGTTTCACGCCTCGCTCACCGCGGTTCGCCTCGCGCGCGACGCGCGCTTCACGAGCCGCGTCGTGACGCTCGGCGGCCGCCTCGTGCGCAACGACCTCTCGGTGGTGCTCGCCGGCGAGGGCGCGGAGTGCACGCTCGACGGCCTCTACCTCGGCACGGGCGAACGCGTGGTCGACAACCACTCGCTCGTGGACCACGCCGTCCCGCACTGCGCGAGCCGCCAGCTCTACAAGGGCGTGCTCGGCGGCGCGTCGCAAGGTGTCTTTCGCGGGCGCGTGATCGTGCGGCCGGGCGCGCAGAAGACGAACGCGGCGCAGTCGAACCCGAACTTGTTGCTTGCCGACGGCGCCGAGATCGACACGAAACCGCAGCTCGAGATCTACGCCGACGACGTGAAGTGCAGCCACGGCTCGGCGATCGGCCGTCTCGACGAGAACGCGCTCTTCTACCTGCGCTCGCGCGGCCTCGGCGAGCGCGAGGCGCGCGCGCTGCTCACGCACGGCTTCGCCGCGGAGATTCTGAACGCGCTCCCGGAATCGCTGCGCGAGGAATGCAGCGCGGAGTTCGCGCATCGCGTCGCCGAGGATGCGAAGTCGTGA
- the sufC gene encoding Fe-S cluster assembly ATPase SufC yields MLEIRGLHARVAEKPILRGLDLTIRPGEVHAIMGPNGSGKSTLAGVLAGRPAFEVTAGSVHYEGRDLLALSPEERAREGIFLAFQYPVEIPGVTNNYFLKAAVNAVRAHRGLDTLDAMDFLALSREKMKIVGMKQEMMSRAVNEGFSGGEKKRNEVLQMLLLEPKLAILDETDSGLDIDALRVVASGVNHLRGEGRAMLVITHYQRLLDYIVPDFVHVLAEGRIATSGGKELALELEAKGYGWLEKEPPSAGAAR; encoded by the coding sequence CTGCTCGAGATTCGCGGGCTGCACGCGCGCGTGGCGGAGAAGCCGATCCTGAGAGGCCTCGACCTGACGATCCGTCCCGGCGAGGTGCACGCGATCATGGGTCCGAACGGCTCGGGCAAGAGCACGCTCGCGGGCGTGCTCGCGGGGCGTCCCGCGTTCGAGGTGACCGCGGGCTCCGTGCACTACGAAGGCCGCGACCTGCTCGCACTCTCGCCCGAGGAGCGCGCGAGAGAGGGCATCTTCCTCGCGTTCCAGTACCCCGTCGAGATTCCCGGTGTCACCAATAATTACTTCCTCAAGGCGGCGGTGAACGCAGTCCGTGCCCACCGCGGACTGGACACGCTCGACGCGATGGATTTCCTCGCGCTCTCGCGCGAGAAGATGAAGATCGTCGGCATGAAGCAGGAAATGATGTCGCGCGCGGTGAACGAGGGTTTCTCGGGCGGCGAGAAGAAGCGCAACGAAGTGCTGCAGATGCTCTTGCTCGAGCCGAAGCTCGCGATCCTCGACGAAACGGACTCGGGCCTCGACATCGACGCGCTGCGCGTCGTCGCGAGCGGCGTGAATCATCTGCGCGGCGAGGGCCGCGCGATGCTCGTGATCACGCACTACCAGCGCCTGCTCGACTACATCGTGCCGGACTTCGTGCACGTGCTCGCCGAGGGCCGCATCGCGACGAGCGGCGGCAAAGAGCTGGCGCTCGAGCTCGAAGCGAAGGGTTACGGCTGGCTCGAGAAAGAGCCGCCGAGCGCCGGGGCCGCGCGGTGA
- a CDS encoding cysteine desulfurase yields the protein MQRGVRASRRRGCEVVSAAVNSAPALDVAKSRRDFPVLERLSRGKRVAYLDTGASAQKPRQVIDAVAEFSAHSYANIHRGVYELSALATQRFEAARARVARFLGASEAREIVFVRNTTEAINLVAFAWGRANVRAGDEVLITEMEHHANIVPWQQLCLERGAALRVAPILDDGALDMEAFARLVSARTKLVAVAHASNVLGTLNPISRICELARAHGALVLVDGAQAAPRIPVDVRALGCDFYAFSGHKAYGPSGASALWGRARVLEAMPPFMTGGGMIASVAFEKTTFAPIPERFEAGTPAIAEVVGLGVALDYLDSIGLAAIDRHETELLAYGTELLRAIPGLRLIGTAREKVGVLSFVVDGVHPHDLGTILDEEGVAIRAGHHCAQPLHARFGIAASARASLGLYNDRDDLDRLAAAIRKAIALFS from the coding sequence ATGCAGCGCGGAGTTCGCGCATCGCGTCGCCGAGGATGCGAAGTCGTGAGCGCCGCGGTGAACAGCGCGCCCGCGCTCGACGTCGCGAAGAGTCGGCGCGACTTCCCCGTGTTAGAGCGGCTCTCGCGCGGCAAGCGCGTCGCCTACCTCGACACCGGCGCGAGCGCGCAGAAGCCGCGGCAGGTGATCGACGCCGTCGCCGAGTTCAGCGCGCACTCCTACGCGAACATCCACCGCGGCGTGTACGAGCTCTCCGCGCTCGCGACGCAGCGCTTCGAGGCGGCGCGCGCGCGCGTCGCACGCTTCCTCGGCGCGAGCGAGGCGCGCGAGATCGTGTTCGTGCGCAACACCACCGAGGCGATCAACCTCGTCGCGTTCGCATGGGGCCGCGCGAACGTGCGAGCCGGCGACGAGGTGCTCATCACCGAGATGGAGCACCACGCGAACATCGTGCCATGGCAGCAGCTGTGCCTGGAACGCGGCGCTGCGTTGCGAGTGGCGCCGATTCTCGACGATGGCGCGCTCGACATGGAAGCGTTCGCGCGGCTCGTTTCGGCGCGCACCAAGCTCGTCGCGGTCGCGCACGCGAGCAACGTGCTCGGCACGCTGAACCCCATTTCGCGCATCTGTGAGCTCGCGCGTGCGCACGGGGCGCTCGTGCTGGTGGACGGCGCGCAGGCGGCGCCGCGCATTCCCGTCGACGTGCGCGCGCTCGGCTGCGATTTCTACGCATTCTCCGGGCACAAGGCCTACGGGCCGAGCGGCGCGAGCGCGCTGTGGGGCCGTGCGCGCGTGCTCGAAGCGATGCCGCCGTTCATGACGGGCGGCGGGATGATCGCGAGCGTCGCGTTCGAGAAGACGACCTTCGCGCCGATTCCCGAGCGCTTCGAAGCGGGCACGCCCGCGATCGCGGAAGTGGTCGGCCTCGGCGTCGCGCTCGACTACCTCGACTCGATCGGGCTCGCGGCGATCGACCGACACGAGACTGAGTTGCTGGCGTACGGCACGGAGCTGTTACGAGCGATTCCCGGCCTGCGCCTGATCGGCACGGCGCGGGAGAAGGTCGGCGTGCTCTCGTTCGTGGTGGACGGCGTTCATCCGCACGACCTCGGCACGATCCTCGACGAAGAGGGCGTCGCGATACGCGCCGGCCATCACTGCGCGCAGCCGCTGCACGCGCGCTTCGGCATCGCCGCGAGCGCGCGCGCCTCCCTCGGCCTCTACAACGACCGGGACGACCTCGATCGCCTCGCCGCCGCGATCCGCAAAGCGATCGCGCTGTTCTCCTAA
- a CDS encoding SUF system Fe-S cluster assembly protein: protein MADVTEIKQSVIDVLKTVYDPEIPVDIYELGLVYDVNVEESGAVAIRMTLTSPMCPVAESLPPEVEEKVRGVPGVTEVKLDLVWEPPWSPSLMSEAARLELGME from the coding sequence ATGGCGGACGTCACCGAGATCAAGCAGAGCGTCATCGACGTGCTGAAGACCGTCTACGACCCCGAGATTCCCGTCGACATCTACGAGCTCGGTCTCGTGTACGACGTGAACGTCGAAGAGAGCGGCGCCGTCGCGATTCGCATGACGCTGACGTCGCCGATGTGTCCGGTCGCCGAGAGCCTGCCGCCCGAGGTCGAGGAGAAGGTGCGCGGTGTGCCGGGCGTTACGGAAGTGAAGCTCGATCTCGTGTGGGAGCCGCCGTGGAGCCCGAGCTTGATGTCGGAAGCGGCGCGGCTCGAGCTGGGGATGGAGTAG
- a CDS encoding alpha/beta hydrolase — translation MTRDDTRPDRHRLQFASPRGFKLAYVDEGRGAALLLVHGWPETMRIWWRNIAPLAAAGFRVIAPDLRGFGASDVARDGFHDVPSHSRDLAALLDQLGVAQVVLVGGDLGGAVLQDFALRFPERVLRIVVFNSPLPFVKDAMAGMRTRPAREAGDYFLRQGNDADALAAELDTPDKLRRYIATFYGSRFWAHPGSFDQAAVDFMTEPFADAAKLRASFGGYESSFHASARSEPALRGTISHETLILHGPSDHVIYPEFDRMAAVVFPNHVGPFLVRDAGHFLQWEAAHALNSAVRAFCRDLAAK, via the coding sequence ATGACCCGCGACGACACCCGCCCCGACCGCCACCGCCTCCAGTTCGCCTCGCCGCGCGGGTTCAAGCTCGCCTACGTGGACGAGGGACGCGGCGCGGCGCTGCTGCTCGTGCACGGCTGGCCGGAGACGATGCGCATCTGGTGGCGCAACATCGCGCCGCTCGCGGCCGCGGGCTTTCGCGTGATCGCGCCCGACCTGCGCGGCTTCGGCGCGAGCGATGTCGCGCGGGACGGCTTTCACGACGTGCCGTCGCACTCGCGCGATCTCGCCGCGCTGCTCGATCAGCTCGGCGTCGCGCAGGTCGTGCTCGTGGGCGGCGACCTCGGCGGCGCCGTGCTGCAGGACTTCGCGCTGCGCTTCCCCGAGCGCGTGCTGCGCATCGTCGTGTTCAACTCGCCGCTCCCGTTCGTGAAGGACGCGATGGCGGGGATGCGCACGCGCCCCGCGCGCGAGGCGGGCGATTACTTCCTGCGCCAAGGCAACGACGCCGACGCGCTCGCGGCGGAGCTCGATACGCCTGACAAGCTGCGCCGCTACATCGCGACCTTCTACGGCTCGCGCTTCTGGGCGCACCCGGGTTCATTCGACCAAGCCGCGGTGGACTTCATGACGGAGCCCTTCGCCGACGCCGCGAAGCTGCGCGCGAGCTTTGGCGGCTACGAGAGCAGCTTCCACGCGAGCGCGCGCAGCGAGCCCGCGCTGCGCGGCACGATCTCGCACGAGACGCTGATCCTGCACGGCCCCTCGGACCACGTGATCTATCCCGAGTTCGATCGCATGGCGGCGGTCGTGTTCCCGAACCACGTCGGCCCCTTCCTCGTGCGCGACGCCGGCCACTTCCTGCAGTGGGAAGCGGCGCACGCGCTGAACAGCGCCGTGCGCGCGTTCTGCCGCGACCTCGCGGCAAAGTGA
- a CDS encoding SUF system NifU family Fe-S cluster assembly protein, translated as MSELRELYQTTILDHNKSPRNFRVPEGATARADGHNPLCGDKITVHVAVGDHTLRDIGFQGSGCAISTASASLMTQAVKGKPVAEALRLFDEFHALLTAGGEPSAALGKLAVFAGVREYPMRVKCATLAWHTLRNALEGKQEAAKTE; from the coding sequence ATGTCCGAGCTACGCGAGCTGTATCAGACGACGATCCTCGACCACAACAAGTCGCCGCGGAACTTCCGCGTACCGGAAGGCGCGACGGCGCGCGCCGACGGCCACAACCCGCTGTGCGGCGACAAGATCACGGTGCACGTCGCGGTCGGCGATCACACGCTGCGCGACATCGGCTTCCAGGGCTCGGGCTGCGCGATCTCGACGGCGTCGGCCTCGCTGATGACGCAGGCCGTGAAGGGCAAGCCCGTCGCCGAGGCGCTGCGACTGTTCGACGAATTCCACGCACTGCTGACAGCGGGCGGGGAGCCGAGCGCTGCGCTCGGCAAGCTCGCCGTGTTCGCGGGCGTGCGCGAATACCCGATGCGCGTCAAGTGCGCGACGCTGGCGTGGCACACGCTGCGCAACGCGCTCGAAGGCAAGCAAGAAGCGGCGAAGACCGAGTAG
- the sufB gene encoding Fe-S cluster assembly protein SufB, producing MSENAELRDLAAKEYEYGFVTEIEMERIPKGLSEDVVRLISAKKEEPAWLLEWRLKAYRRFVEMLAAGHHPKWAQVTYPEIDYQDMYYYAAPKKQAKYEKIEDVDPELLRTYEKLGIPLAEQKRLAGVAVDAVFDSVSVATTYKAELEKHGIIFGSFSDAVKKHPELVQRYLGSVVPYGDNFFAALNSAVFSDGSFAYIPKGVRCPMELSTYFRINAQETGQFERTLIVAEEGAYVSYLEGCTAPRRDENQLHAAVVELVALDDAEIKYSTVQNWYPGDENGRGGIFNFVTKRGACRGKRSKISWTQVETGSSITWKYPSCILQGDDSVGEFYSVALTRARQQADTGTKMIHIGKNTRSTIVSKGISAGHGQQSYRGLVKIGPKATGARNHSRCDSLLLGDQCGAHTFPYLEVKNASATVEHEATTSKISEDQLFYCRQRGISEEDAVSMIVNGFCREVLRELPMEFAVEAQKLLGVSLEGSVG from the coding sequence ATGTCCGAGAACGCAGAGCTCCGCGACCTCGCCGCCAAAGAGTACGAGTACGGCTTCGTCACCGAGATCGAGATGGAGCGCATCCCGAAGGGGCTCTCCGAAGACGTGGTGCGCCTCATCTCGGCGAAGAAGGAAGAGCCGGCGTGGCTGCTCGAGTGGCGGCTCAAGGCGTATCGCCGCTTCGTAGAGATGCTCGCGGCCGGGCATCACCCGAAGTGGGCGCAGGTGACGTACCCCGAGATCGACTACCAGGACATGTACTACTACGCCGCGCCCAAGAAGCAGGCGAAGTACGAGAAGATCGAAGACGTCGACCCCGAGTTGTTACGGACGTACGAGAAGCTCGGGATTCCGCTCGCGGAGCAGAAGCGGCTCGCGGGTGTCGCGGTCGACGCGGTGTTCGACTCGGTCTCGGTCGCCACCACCTACAAGGCCGAGCTCGAGAAGCACGGCATCATCTTCGGCTCGTTCTCGGACGCGGTGAAGAAGCACCCCGAGCTCGTGCAGCGTTACCTCGGCTCCGTCGTCCCCTACGGCGACAACTTCTTCGCCGCGCTCAACAGCGCCGTGTTCAGCGACGGCTCGTTCGCCTACATCCCGAAGGGCGTGCGCTGCCCGATGGAGCTGTCGACGTACTTCCGCATCAACGCGCAAGAAACAGGGCAGTTCGAGCGCACGCTGATCGTCGCCGAGGAAGGCGCCTACGTGTCGTACCTCGAGGGCTGCACCGCGCCGCGGCGCGACGAGAATCAGCTGCACGCGGCGGTCGTGGAGCTCGTCGCGCTCGACGACGCCGAGATCAAGTACTCGACCGTGCAGAACTGGTACCCCGGCGACGAGAACGGCCGCGGCGGAATCTTCAACTTCGTGACCAAGCGCGGCGCATGCCGCGGCAAGCGCAGCAAGATCAGCTGGACGCAGGTGGAGACGGGCTCCTCGATCACGTGGAAGTACCCGAGCTGCATCCTGCAGGGCGACGACTCGGTGGGCGAGTTCTACTCGGTCGCCCTGACGAGAGCGCGCCAGCAAGCCGACACCGGCACAAAGATGATCCACATCGGGAAGAACACCCGGTCCACGATCGTCTCGAAGGGCATCTCCGCGGGCCACGGCCAGCAGAGCTACCGCGGGCTCGTGAAGATCGGCCCGAAGGCGACCGGCGCGCGCAACCACTCGCGCTGCGACTCGCTCTTGCTCGGCGACCAGTGCGGCGCGCACACCTTCCCATACCTCGAGGTGAAGAACGCGAGCGCGACGGTGGAGCACGAGGCGACCACGTCGAAGATCTCCGAGGACCAGCTCTTCTACTGCCGCCAGCGCGGCATCTCGGAGGAGGACGCGGTCTCAATGATCGTGAACGGCTTCTGCCGCGAGGTGCTGCGCGAGCTGCCCATGGAGTTCGCGGTAGAGGCGCAGAAGCTGCTCGGGGTTTCGCTCGAAGGCAGCGTGGGATGA
- a CDS encoding aminotransferase class III-fold pyridoxal phosphate-dependent enzyme has translation MRSPATLLPDVRTAVPGPRSRALAARLAAVESRNVTCLVPEPPICWERASGANVWDADGNRFVDLGGGFGVANAGHAHPRVVAAVAEQSARLMHAMGDVHPPAVKVALLEALAARFPGGGPVRAVLGSSGSDAVETALKTALVATGKPGVIAFAGAYHGLAFGALDATHRPMFRAPFAARLPVRTGFARFGDARDVLRAARELGAEVGAVLVEPIQGRGGERVPPDGFLSELRAICERAGWLLILDEIYTGFGRTGRWFACEHEGVQPDLLCVGKGFASGMPISACIGRAAVMDAWPASHGEALHTQTFLGHPPSCAAALASMAVLEDEKLVERAAEGGAAALAFLRARTRGLARVSEVRGRGLMLGIECDTPETAQRACAAALARGVILLPSGDDGRVLSVTPPLCIGREALEHALGILVAELA, from the coding sequence ATGCGTTCGCCCGCGACACTTCTGCCCGACGTGCGCACGGCCGTGCCGGGGCCGCGTTCGCGAGCGCTCGCGGCGCGGCTTGCGGCGGTGGAGAGCCGCAACGTCACGTGTCTCGTGCCGGAGCCGCCGATCTGCTGGGAGCGCGCGAGCGGCGCGAACGTGTGGGACGCGGACGGCAATCGCTTCGTCGATCTCGGCGGCGGCTTTGGCGTGGCGAACGCGGGGCATGCGCATCCGCGCGTGGTCGCAGCGGTGGCGGAGCAGAGCGCACGGCTGATGCACGCGATGGGCGACGTGCATCCGCCCGCGGTGAAGGTCGCGCTGCTCGAAGCGCTCGCGGCGCGCTTCCCCGGCGGCGGGCCGGTGCGCGCGGTGCTCGGCAGCTCGGGCTCGGACGCGGTGGAGACTGCGCTGAAGACCGCGCTCGTGGCGACGGGGAAGCCCGGCGTGATCGCGTTCGCGGGCGCGTACCACGGCCTCGCGTTTGGCGCGCTCGACGCGACGCATCGCCCGATGTTCCGCGCGCCGTTCGCCGCGCGCCTCCCGGTGCGCACCGGCTTCGCGCGCTTCGGCGATGCGCGCGACGTGCTGCGCGCCGCGCGCGAGCTCGGCGCCGAAGTCGGCGCGGTGCTCGTGGAGCCGATCCAAGGCCGCGGCGGCGAGCGCGTTCCTCCCGACGGTTTTCTCAGCGAGCTGCGCGCGATCTGCGAACGCGCAGGCTGGCTGCTGATCCTCGACGAGATCTACACGGGCTTCGGGCGCACCGGCCGCTGGTTCGCGTGCGAGCACGAGGGCGTGCAGCCCGACTTGTTATGCGTGGGCAAGGGCTTCGCGTCGGGCATGCCGATCTCGGCGTGCATTGGGCGCGCCGCGGTGATGGATGCGTGGCCCGCGTCGCACGGCGAGGCGCTGCACACGCAGACGTTCCTCGGTCACCCGCCGAGCTGCGCGGCGGCGCTCGCGTCGATGGCGGTGCTCGAAGACGAGAAGCTCGTGGAGCGCGCGGCCGAAGGCGGCGCCGCGGCGCTTGCGTTCCTGCGCGCACGCACGCGCGGGCTCGCGCGCGTGAGCGAGGTGCGCGGGCGCGGCCTCATGCTCGGCATCGAGTGCGACACGCCCGAAACCGCGCAGCGCGCCTGCGCGGCGGCGCTCGCGCGCGGCGTGATCCTGCTGCCGAGCGGCGACGACGGCCGCGTGCTCTCCGTAACACCTCCGCTCTGCATCGGGCGCGAGGCGCTCGAGCACGCGCTCGGCATCCTCGTCGCGGAGCTCGCGTGA
- a CDS encoding SUF system Fe-S cluster assembly regulator, which yields MLRISKLTDYGIVLLARIAAEPEGAQLSARELSESTRLPLPAVSKMAKQLAAAGLLESLRGAKGGYRLVRTPGSISVAEIVHALEGPIALMDCTAGPGHCEQEARCTVSEPWHRINRTVRDALSRVSLADLARPRGGSPLLAIEPAPTTNN from the coding sequence ATGCTTCGCATCAGCAAGCTCACGGACTACGGGATCGTGCTGCTCGCGCGCATCGCCGCAGAACCCGAAGGCGCGCAGCTCTCGGCGAGAGAGCTGTCGGAGTCGACTCGCCTGCCGCTGCCGGCCGTGAGCAAGATGGCGAAGCAGTTGGCGGCCGCGGGCCTGCTCGAGTCGCTGCGCGGCGCCAAGGGCGGCTACCGGCTCGTGCGAACGCCGGGCTCGATCAGCGTGGCCGAGATCGTGCACGCGCTCGAGGGGCCGATCGCGCTGATGGACTGCACCGCGGGCCCCGGGCACTGCGAGCAGGAAGCGCGCTGCACCGTCTCCGAGCCGTGGCACCGCATCAACCGCACCGTGCGCGACGCCCTCTCGCGCGTGTCACTCGCCGATCTCGCGCGCCCGCGCGGCGGCTCGCCGCTGCTCGCGATCGAACCCGCCCCCACCACTAACAACTGA